The following nucleotide sequence is from Melioribacteraceae bacterium.
AGCCGATGAATTTGATAGAACATTTTTAAAATTGACACCAAGTATTGCAGCAATTACAACATTAGAAAAAGAGCATCTTGATACTTACAAAGATTTGGATGACATAAAATCGGCATTTGTTCAGTTTGCAAACAAAGTTCCATTCTTTGGTTTTGTTGTTTTATGCATGGATGAACCGGCGCTTCAAGATATTATTCCGTTAATAAACAAAAAAGTATTTACATACGGCTTGACTTCCCAAGCTGATATCAGAGCAATCGATATTAAACACGAGCATTACACAAGTAGTTATACCGTAATTTATAAAGGTGAAGAACTTGGTAGAATTACTTTGCAAATGCCCGGTGTTCACTTTGTGAAAAATTCACTTGTTGCTGTATGTATTGCTAAAGAAATGGGAATCGATTTTACAACAATTAAAAAAGCTTTAGAATCATTCACCGGTGTTTACAGACGATTTGAAACTAAATACAGCAACGATATTCTTGTAATTGATGACTATGCACATCATCCGACTGAAACAAACGCAACTTTATCCGGAATTAGAGCTGGATGGAAAAATAGACTTGTCGTTGTTTTTCAACCGCATCTTTATTCAAGAACGAGAGATTTCTATGCGGAATTTGGTAGATCATTCCTGAATACAGATGTTTTCATTTGTACTGATGTTTACCCTGCAAGGGAAAAACCAATTGATGGAATTTCTGGTGAATTAATTGCTAACACAGCAAAAGATTTTGGACATAAGCATGTAATCTATGAATCGGATAAAAATAAAATACCCGATCTTTTAATGAAGCTCCATAAGAAGAATGACATAATTGTAACAATGGGTGCCGGTGATATTTGGAAATTCGGTGAAAAATTTGTCGAAATGTTAAAAAATAAATAAATGAAAAATCTCAGCGGAAAAATAGCGACGATCGTATTAATCTTCTTAATCGGAATGGTTATTTATTTATCGTTTGGGGTTGAACGAAACGATAAGATTAATATTTCTGTGATTGAGATTAACGGAAATTTTCATCTTCCGAAAAATTCCTACTTCGAGTATGCTAATCTGCATGAGAAAACTGATTATCATTTACTATCACTTCAATTAATAAGAGATAGATTTCAAAAACATCCATATATAAAGCAAGTTAACGTTGAATATACAGGAGATGGAAAAGTTGTTGTTCGTATCAAAGAAAAAGAGTTAAAAGCATTGTTAATAACTAACAACAATAGATACTTAATGTCCGGTGATATGGAAATAATTCCGGTATTAAAAAATTCGCAGAATATAAATTATCCGGTTATTCAAATTGCATCGGATGATAAAAGCATCTCCCACTTTAAGATAGTAAGAGATAATTACGAACTAAAAACATCATTCAAAATATTAACGGCTGCAAAACTGTTAAATCCAAGTTTGTATGATAACCTTTCCGAAATTGATTTTAGAAATGGTAAAAACGCAGTAATACATTTTTCATCGGTTGATTATCCGGTTATACTCGGTGCAAAAGATGAAATAAAGAAAATGGTTGTCTTCGAAAAACTTTGGGAAAGTATTGGAACTGTTCAGGCAAACAAGTTACTCGAATATGTCGATCTCCGATTTACTGATAAAGTTTATCTTGGTCTCATCGGAGAAAATTTACAAGTAGAGGAAACTCAAACATGAAAAAAAATATTATAGCCGGATTAGATTTAGGTACGACGAAAGTATGTGCTGTTATCGCAGAGCAGATGGATAACAAACTGAATATCCTTGGCTTCGGTGTTGCTCCTTCTGAAGGTCTTAATCGTGGATTAGTTGCGAACATTGCTAAAACTGCAGAAGCAATTAAAGAAGCAATGGAAATAGCTTCTAACCGTGCGGGTTTCGAAGTTAGAAATCTAAATGTTGGTGTCGCCGGTGAACATATCACTAGCCTTCGTCATAGAAATTATGTTACCATAAGTAATCCGGATAAAGAAATTACGCAAGGTGATCTTGATAGATTACGAGCCGATGTTAAAACAATTAGAATTCCTTCGGATCGACAAATCCTTCACATAATTCCGGAAGAATTTTTTGTTGATTATCAAGGTGGAATAGAAGATCCAATTGGTATGTCAGGTTCAAGGTTAGAAGCTGTTAATCATGTTGTGCTGGCATCAATACCGGCAATTCAAAACATTAAAAAATCGGTTGAACGAGCCGGTTATTCGGTTTCAAATTATATACTTCAACCGATTGCATCAAGTGTTTCCGTACTTGATGAAAATGAAATGGATTTGGGAGTTACTCTTATTGACATTGGCGGTGGTACCACAGATGTCGCAATTTTTCATGATAAGAGTATTAAGCATACAAAAGTTATCGGTGTTGCCGGCAACCAAGTAACAAATGATATAAGAGAATCTTTGGGAATTGTTACATCAGAAGCTGAGAAATTGAAAAAAGAATTTGGTTACGCAACTGAAGAGGCAATAATCAAAGAAGAAGATATCTATATAAAAGGTGTTGGTGCAAGAGGTAATGTTAAAATTCCCGTAACACTCTTAACACAGGTTATACATGTAAGAATGCGTGAACTCTTCTCTATAATAGATAACGAATTAAGACAAACGGGATTCAAAAATAAAATTAAAGCCGGAATAGTTTTAACCGGCGGCGGCTCATTATTAAAAGGTTGTAAAGAATTAGCCGAAGAAGTTTTTGGTATGCCTGCAAGAATCGGAATACCTATTGAACTTGGATCTGGTTTATCAAATGAAATTGAAAGTCCTGAATTTGCAACCGTAGGTGGATTGATAAAGGGAGTTCCCGGTTCACCAGCAGAAGATACCGGAAAAACTTTCAAATTAAAAAAAGATAAAAGTACGGTCAAAATTGGAAGTTTCTTCAAACGAATACAAGAATTTTTTGATGAATTATAAAAACATAAATACCACAACAAGGAGGTAACATGAGTAAATTTGCCACCCTAGAACGCGATCATGAACTTTCCGCACGTCTTAAAGTTGTAGGCGTAGGCGGTGGCGGTTGTAACGCTATCGAAAGTATGATCAAAAGAGGATTGACAGGCGTAGAGTATGTCGCTATTAATACTGACGCACAAGTTCTCCAAAAAAATAGTGCAGATCATAAAGTTCAAGTAGGTGTTGGACTGACAAAGGGTCTTGGTGCCGGAGCTGATCCTGAAGTAGGAAAGAAAGCAACCGAAGAGGATAGAGAAAAAATTAAGGGAATTTTAAACCACAGTGATATGGTATTTGTCACTGCCGGAATGGGTGGTGGAACCGGAACCGGTGGAGCACCTATTGTTGCATCTATAGCAAAAAGTGTTGGTGCTTTAGTGATCGGAATTGTTACAAAACCATTTCGCTGGGAAGGTAAAAAGCGAATGATGAATGCCGAAGCAGGTATTCAAGAACTCAGACAATTTGTAGATAGTTTAATAGTTATCCCTAACGAAAGAATTCTAAACATTTTGGATAGTTCGGTTGGTGCGTTAACTGCATTCGATAAACCCAACGAAGTTCTTTATGAAGCTACCAGAGGTATCGCTGATATTATAACCGTACCCGGAATTATAAATGTTGATTTCGCCGATGTGCGTTCAGTAATGAATCATAGCGGCGAAGCATTGATGGGTTGCGGAATTTCTTCAGGTGAAAATCGTTCCGTTGAAGCTGCTCAAAAAGCAATTTCATCACCTCTGTTGGAAGGTATTTCAATCAAAGGTGCAAAGAATATTCTACTTAATGTAACCGGTTCAAGCAATCTAACGATGCAGGAAATCGAGGAAGGTAATAGAGTTATTTACGAAGCTGCCGGTGAAGAAGCTAACATTATATTTGGTTTAGTTAATAAAGAAGAAATGAATGAATATGTTTCGTACACTGTAATTGCAACTGGATTTTCTTCAAGAAGTGAATCTAGCGGTGTAAGTAAATTGAGAGCAGAAAAACCCGAAAAGCCGAAAGAAGAAACAGAAAGATTTCCCATCGGTGGGTTTAATCGACGAGAATTGGAAATTGAAGACGAAGAAAATTTAGATGTACCGACAATCTTCAGAGTAAAAGGATCACAGAAAAAGATGTTTGAATCTGCAGAATCCGAAATTAAAGGCGGATTCAAAATTGAACAGATGGATGCCTTCGAAAGTGAAAAAGCTGAGGAAAAGAAGAAAAAGAAAGAATTTGAAATGAGAGAGCAAGACAGTTCCTCATTTTTACGAATGATGATGGATTAAGGTTAACCCTAAATCCCTTTCTGCCAAAAGGCTGTTGACGAATCTTACCTTGTTGTGGTGACATGGTTGCAAAACAAGATATCGACACAGCCTTTTGTTTTTACCTTCGTTATTGGTTTTTATTTTAGTTTATTATTACTAATTTTACCTTCTTAATCCATTATTAAATCAGACGGAATGACAAAAAAGGTTTTTGTTTTATTTCTATTAATTTCCCTCCCAAATTTTGCTCAAGACGGTCAAAATGTTGGATGGATTACAAAATTCGGTCTTGCCGGCGGATTCAATCCTGTTTGGGTAATGCCAAATGTCGATCCTGTCAACAGCATGTTACCAAATTTTGGAGTCGATCAACTCTCTACATCAGGAATGATGGCATACGGCGGTTCAGGTTATATTTATATATTATTGGTGGAAAATTTACGAATCGGTGGAATGGGATTCGGATTAACACAATCCCGTGAAGGAAATGTAAACGGAGTAAATCGACAAGTTGATTATTCCTTATCAATGGGAGGAGTAACGATCGAATACACATTACCAATTCTTAAAACACCTGCAATATCAGTTGGGGCAATCCTAGGTTCCGGAAGTATAAATATAGATCTTTACCAAAATACTAATTCAGCAGAATGGAATGATACCTGGTCAGGTTTTGGCACTGAGACTGATACAAAAATGAATTCAATTGAAAATACATTTTATACAATTACACCAACTTTGAATATCGATTACCCGGTTACAAGATACTTAGCATTCAGAATCGGGACAGGGTATATAGTAACCTTTGCAGATGATTGGAAACTAAACAATGAATTAAAATTAAACGGAGTTCCATCAGATTTAAATGCAAATTCATTTTTTATTCAAGCAGGTGTTTACTTAGGATTTTTTGCGTTTTAAATAAAGTTATACTTTAAAAAGAATTTAAACCAAGTTCAAAAGGAATATTTTTCGATGAAAAAAGTCTTTGAAATAATTTTTGCTCTAATTTTTATATCCTCAGTCTTATTTGCTCAGGATGATGATACAGAAGAGAAAAAACCTACCGGAATGTTGGAAACTTGGTCGATGAACGATACGAAATCGATTCAAAGTTATTACCAAAATCTATTTGGATCCAAATCTTCCCAATTAACAAGTGATCTTTTTCCATCTTATGATGTTGATAAAGAAAAATTAATCGAAAAATTGAGAGAAGCGATTCCGCTTCAAGGACCAATTGATCCAGACAAGTATTTGGTTGGACCGGGTGATATTTTGGATGTTACAATTGTTGGTAATCTACCAAACTCATTTATTCTGCAAGTTTCACCGGAAGCTACAATTGTAATCCCTACAATTGGTGTGATTAATGTCAGAAACATGTATTTATCGCAAGCCAAGAAAGAGGTAGAAAAAGTTTTATCAAGCCAATTCAAGAATTCTAAAGTATCTACTACCTTAATTTCTCCTAGAATTTTTACTGTATCGGTTGGCGGGGTGGTAAATAATCCTGGTAATTTTTATGCATCTTCAGTTCAAAGAGTAGATGAGGTCATTTATTTGGCCAACCTTAAAACCAATTTAGCGCAATCTGATATTTCTCAGTTACAAACTCAAGAAAGAGAATTACTAAACAGACAAGGTGTAATTCAGTACTTCAGAAATGACGAGCTTAAAGAACAGAGACTGAAAATGTCATTGAGAAATATTAAGCTGATTAGATTAAATGGCGATACTCTTAATGTTGATTTGGTCAGATATTATGCAACAGGAGATGTAAAATATAATCCGTTTTTGCAAGACGGCGATAGAATATTCATTCCGAATGAATCTTTGCATGGTAACAGTCTAACAATAAGTGGGGAAGTAAGATTGACTGGTGAATATGAATATTCACCCCACGATTCCTTGAGCTCAATTTTTGCAATTTCCCAAGGCCCAACTGAAATCGCTGATTTGGAAAAAGTAAATCTGTATCGTACTAATTTTAATACCGGCGAAATCACAAAAATGGTGATTAATGTTACAGATATAATTAATTCTAAGAAGACTGGTATGCCTCTTCAACCGGGAGATAGAATTGTCTTCCGACCCAAATATCCTCGTGAACAAGCATTGAGTGTTACAATCAAAGGTGAAGTTGTTTCCCCTGGTGTTTATCCGATTATACGAAATCAAACCACAATTAGGGACTTGATTGAGGAAGCCGGAGGATTTACAAAACATGCATCGCTTTCGCAAGCTTCTGTTATAAGATTTGGTGAGGAAATTGACAAAGCAAAAGAGAATCCTGATTACATGCGGCTCGAAGAGATGCGTCTTGGTGCCCTCAACCAAAGAATGAGAGAATATTTTAACTATGAATATGCAATTAAACGTGGTTTTGTTGCCGTTGATTTTGTTGAACTTTTCATAAATGAAAATGAGAATTATAATATAACACTGCAGGATGGTGATGTAATAATAATACCTGAAAAGCAAAATACAGTATATGTCTTTGGACAAATTGCAAGGAGCGGATATTATAACTATGTACCCGATGCCGAGTATGATTTCTACATTAATTTAGCCGGGGGTTATGGTGAAATGGCTCAATCGGGGGATACTCGAATTATTAAAGCCGGTACAAAAAATTGGGTTGATCCAAGCGATACAAACATTGAACCCGGAGATGTGATTTATATACCTCGTGATATGGATTTTGAGGATAAAACATTTAGCTACTGGTTTTCTTGGTTTGCTGAAATAGTCGCTGTTGCTGCGGGTATAGCAACCGTTATTCTTGTCGCTCAATCGAGTTCTAGTGGAGGAGGAAACTAAAATTTATGAATAATCAAGAAACACAAATACAAGAACAAAAAATGACCGGTTCACCTTTAGTAGAATTCGTAACAACTATCGTAAGGTATAGATACTTCTTAGTAATCTTTATTTTATCGATAACTATTATTGCTACGGTGTATGCCCTGGTTGCGCCCAAATGGTACAAATCAACATCGGTAGTTTTAGCGGCAGAACAATCAAGTCTGTTAGGTAGTTTGGGAGGCTTATCATCAATAGTAAAAGGTTTTTCTGCTTCGAGCGGTTTGGCTAGTCTTACCGGGAACACAGAAACCGATAGATATTTAGCTATTTTACAAAGTAGCACGGTTTACGATAACGTTATAAAGAAATTTAATCTCCGCGAAGTTTATGAAATGGAAGATGATTATTATGAAAAGCTTGTCAAAGAATTGCAAGGAAACGTAAACATGGAAGTCGGCGATGAAGGTCAGTTGATTATCTCTGTTTATGATAAGGATAAACAACGTGCCGCTGACATGGCTAATTATTTTGTCGATCAGCTAAATGAAGTTAACACCCGGATGCATGTATTCAATGCAAAGGCAAATAGGGAGTTTATCGAAAAAAGATATTTCAAAAATTTAGCTGATATCGATTCGTTAGAGTATGCAATGAGGGATTTTCAAGAAAAATATGGTGTGATAGCGGTACCTGAACAATTAAAAACTACCGTGACTGCAATGGCTGCGATGTATGGACAGTTAGTTGAGAAACAACTGGAATTAAAAGTGTTGGAACAATCACTTAATGAAAATCATCCTTTAGTAAGTATATCAAAAGCGCAAGTAAATGAATTAGAGAAGCGAATAAACTCGATGAGTACAACCGGTAGTAAAATGACCGATGATGATGTTAATTTGTTAATACCATTTAGGCAAGCTCCGGAACTTGGCAGAAATTATTTAAAAATTTACAGGGATTTAGAAATACAATACGAAATCCTGGAATTTGTAACACCGCTTTACGAACAAGCAAAAGTTGAAGAAGTAAGAAATACTCCATCAGTCCTTGTTCTGGATTATGCAGGTCCCGCGGAAAGAAAAGCAAAACCAAAAGGGACAATTTATTTGGCGGTTTCGTTTGTCATATCCTTATTACTGGGATTGTTTATAGTGTTTTCAATTCATCTGCTCAAAAAGTTTAATAATCTTCAAGATTCCAGATCAATATATATTAAAGATTCACTCTACAATGATTATGTGAAGCTTCGTAAGTTAATTAAAAAAAGCTGAAGAGATGAGTGAAATAAGCCTATTAAAAAGGAACTCACTTTATTATTTTATCTCATCACTTGCTCGTCTTGTAGCCAATTCATTAATCTTTATTATTATAGCGAGAATTTTTGGGGCTGAAGAGTTTGGTCTCTTCTCAACGGCGCATACATTATCAACATTGTTTTTGCTGCTTGCTGATTTTGGTTTCGATATCCTTATTACTACAGAAATAGCTCGATACAGAAATGATATCAGAAAGATAGTCAGCAAATATTTTCCTATTAAATTCGTCTTTACCCTGGCAGCAGCAATCCTTTTAGCAATAACTAATCTTTTGCTGCCAATTCCGGAATCATCAAAAACATTGGTATTTATTTTTCTGTTCAATATGGTTTTTACTTCCTTACTGAATCTCTTATTTGCTTTCTTTAGAGGAATTGAGAAATTTAAGTATGAAGCAATTGTTTCATCAATAAGTAATTTTGGATTATTAACTGTTATCGGTGGCTTAGCTTATTTCCAACAAGATCTTGTCATACTTGCTGTCTCAATGGTCGCGATAAGGTTATTCAGTCTTATCGTAGCCTATACTATATTCAAAAAGAATCTCGACAAAATAGTTTTGAACTTTAACTTTGTTAGACTGAGAGTTGAATTTAAGAAGGTAATGATTTTTGGATTTCATCTTCTTTTTGGAACCCTCTTCTTCCAAATTGATTCAATTCTTATTCTAGCGATTCGAGGAGAATTTGATGCCGGACTTTATCAGGCGGTTTTCAAATTAATGATGATCTCATTAATTATTCCCGATGTTCTAGTCGGAGCACTAATGCCAACATTAACCAGGTTATACAGCAATGGTGATCAAAAATGGATGGCAATTAACAAAGTACTATTTAAATGTTTGTATCTAACTGGTCTTTTAGTAGGCTTTCTATTTTTTTCATATCCCGAATTTATCCTTGACAATATTTATAAGAAGACAGAATTTTTAGATTCAGTATTTATTTTAAAGTTAGCTGGAATTGTCGTTTTCATACGATACTTTTTCGAATCGTTTGCAGCCTCCCTTACAGTATGTGACAAACAATCTCGAAGAACGATAACCGTTATAGTGGCATCTTTTTTAAGTATCAGCTTAAATATTATTTTCTTACCTATTTATGGGATAACTGTGAGTATTGTAATTTCAATAATGGTTAATTTTATTGCTGGCGTTTTTTATTTAACATTCGTGTCTAAGTCATTTCTGTTGTGGTTCGTTGATCTTAAGTATGTATTCCCTTTGTTGTTAATCGTGTTTTTTTCTACACCATTTTTCAATGAACTAATAAATTCCGAAATAACTAGAATCATAGTCAGTGTCTTTATATTTGTTACACTGACTCTTTTTATTAATTTTAGTGGAAAAGAGAGACAACTCTTATTCGCTATAAAAGACAATATTGCTTAGAATGGATTATCCTTTAGTCTATATATTGATTCTTAATTATAATAGATATCAAGATACAATTGAGTGCGTAGATTCGATAAAAGCAGTAAATTATAAAAATTATAAATTGCTTATAGTAGATAACTCATCGACAGACAATTCATATGAAAGACTTATTAAGTATTATCCTGAATATGAAATTTTAAAAACGGATTCAAATCTGGGTTACACAGGTGGCATCAACTTTGGCTTAAATATTTTATTATCTCGCAATTCTGAATATATCTTGATACTGAATAATGATACAGTTGTCGATAAAAATTTTTTATGCGAATTGGTGAAAGGTTTTAACAAGCAAGGTAATATTGGAGCTGCCTGTGGTACAATACTCTGTGAGCATAATAGAAACGAGATTTGGTACGCTGGTGGAAAAATACACAAATATAGAGGTCTTGCTTCCCATAACTATAAGGGTGAATTTTTTTCAGGTAAATTTAAAAAACTTGGTTGTCAAAAAACTGAATTTATTACTGGATGTATGCTTTTTCTCAAAACTAGCGTACTCAGAAAAGTTGGCAATGAGGACAACAGATTTTTTATGTATTTAGACGATATAGAGTTTTCGATAAGAATTCGTAAAAATGGTTACGAATTATTTTATATACCTAATTCAATTATTTATCATAAAGTCATTGGTGAAAAAGAAAGTCCATTCAAACTTTATTATTCAGTAAGGAATAGATTGTTATTAATAAATTCATCATTTGTAAACCCTGGAAAAACAATTTCTAAAATTTATTTTATGACTGTGATCTTGCTTAAACTTTTCGTTTGGCGGTTTACAAACAAAAGATTTTTTCAATCAGCTAAAGCTGGGCTGTTTGATTATTACAAAAGGAATTTTGGTATGGGTAGGGGACTTCAATATTTAGGAAAATATTAACTTAAGATGACAATCATCAGCTTCATATCATTTACATTGCTCGTAATTTTAATTTTTACCGGTTTATTTAAAAAGAGTGATTTCTTCTCACCTGCCAGAACTTTTGGATTAGTTTGGCTTACGGCGATTGGGTTGACAGATTTGAAATTAAGTCGATTACAAGTCCAGTGGGATCTCTTCGGTTGGTTTATGCTTTTACTTGGTTTAGCTTCATTTTTATTAGGTATTTATATATGCTACACAATTTTCTGGGATAAAAAACTGCAAAGTGTCCATGAGATACGAGCAAATATTCGAAATGTTGAATTTGATGAACAACGACTCTTTAAATTAATTGTCATATACTTTATAGTATTTGCTACTAGTTTTTTATTAGAATTCCTGATTGAGGGATACATTCCAATTTTTACTCCTCAACCGGACAAAGCTAGAAAAATGTTCGGTGTTTTTGGGTTACATCTGCTTGTAAACGGAGTAAATGTAATTCTATTCTTAATTGCGCAATACTTCATTTTTATTAAAGGTGAGTATAAACGTAAAACTGTTTTAGGTGTAATTACCATTATTTCGGTCGGTAGTTTCTTAATGCTTTTACAACGATATAACTTTTTTATTCTAACGATCATGATTTTTATTTTCCTTTATTACTCCGGGAGAAATATTAGACTGAGGACCTATGTAATTATGCTGGTGATATTGGTGGGATCAGTTTTGTTAATTAGAAACTTACGAATCGCACAATTAGCTGAATTCTATTTTTATTACATGGCCGAAATGAAATTTTCCGTTGATTACGCAATTTTCTCAGAACCCTACATGTATATTGTCATGAATTTAGAAAACTTCGTGCATAATTTTAACAAGATTGAAAATCACGCTCTTGGTTTTTTTACAAGTGACTTTCTAACGGCACTTCTTGGTATGAAGCATTGGATAGCTGAATATTTTGGTTTGGAAAAATTCCCACATTTTATATCCGGTTATAACACATTCCCATTTTATTGGGCTTACTATTATGATTTTGGAATACTTGGCTTAGCAATATTGCCAGGTATACTTGGTTTTATAATATCATATACATATTATTTATTAAGGTCAAAACCTAGCGTAAAGCGGCTTGTGTTATATTCAATTGGATTTATAGTAATAGTTATTTCTTATTCTTCCGATCCGTTGACCCGTTTGGATATGATGTTCAATTTTACTTTAATATATGCTTCACAATTCTTTTTCATAAAAGTATCTGATAAAACCTAACATACGTGGAGTAGATTTGTATAGAGTTTGTGCTATTGTATTAAATTATAATGGATTTGAAGACACAATCGTATGTGTTAACTCGTTATTAAAGGCAACATATAAATACCTTGATATAGTTATTGTGGATAACGGTTCAAATAATAACTCTGTTGAAAAATTATCTCAAAAATTTCCTAAGCTGGAGATAATTGTTGCTAAAAAGAATTTAGGCTATGCTGGGGGAATGAATTTAGGCATTAGGTTCGCACTCCAAAAAAATTATGATTTTGTTCTCATATTAAATAATGATACGGAGGTAACAAATAATTTTTTAGAACCAATGCTAAAAGTATTTGAAGAAAATTCAAATATTGGAATTGCATCTCCCAAAGTTGGATTATTC
It contains:
- the murC gene encoding UDP-N-acetylmuramate--L-alanine ligase produces the protein MAMMMNTVKNVHMVGIGGIGMSGIAEILLTKGFKVSGSDIAKSEVTDRLESLGIKIYEGHKTENLEEADVLVYSSAVTVENPEVKEAIARKIPVIKRSEMLAECMRMKYGIGIAGTHGKTTTTSMVGLVLTEGGIDPTIIVGGKLSGLGGTNARLGNSEFIVVEADEFDRTFLKLTPSIAAITTLEKEHLDTYKDLDDIKSAFVQFANKVPFFGFVVLCMDEPALQDIIPLINKKVFTYGLTSQADIRAIDIKHEHYTSSYTVIYKGEELGRITLQMPGVHFVKNSLVAVCIAKEMGIDFTTIKKALESFTGVYRRFETKYSNDILVIDDYAHHPTETNATLSGIRAGWKNRLVVVFQPHLYSRTRDFYAEFGRSFLNTDVFICTDVYPAREKPIDGISGELIANTAKDFGHKHVIYESDKNKIPDLLMKLHKKNDIIVTMGAGDIWKFGEKFVEMLKNK
- a CDS encoding FtsQ-type POTRA domain-containing protein, producing MKNLSGKIATIVLIFLIGMVIYLSFGVERNDKINISVIEINGNFHLPKNSYFEYANLHEKTDYHLLSLQLIRDRFQKHPYIKQVNVEYTGDGKVVVRIKEKELKALLITNNNRYLMSGDMEIIPVLKNSQNINYPVIQIASDDKSISHFKIVRDNYELKTSFKILTAAKLLNPSLYDNLSEIDFRNGKNAVIHFSSVDYPVILGAKDEIKKMVVFEKLWESIGTVQANKLLEYVDLRFTDKVYLGLIGENLQVEETQT
- the ftsA gene encoding cell division protein FtsA, with amino-acid sequence MKKNIIAGLDLGTTKVCAVIAEQMDNKLNILGFGVAPSEGLNRGLVANIAKTAEAIKEAMEIASNRAGFEVRNLNVGVAGEHITSLRHRNYVTISNPDKEITQGDLDRLRADVKTIRIPSDRQILHIIPEEFFVDYQGGIEDPIGMSGSRLEAVNHVVLASIPAIQNIKKSVERAGYSVSNYILQPIASSVSVLDENEMDLGVTLIDIGGGTTDVAIFHDKSIKHTKVIGVAGNQVTNDIRESLGIVTSEAEKLKKEFGYATEEAIIKEEDIYIKGVGARGNVKIPVTLLTQVIHVRMRELFSIIDNELRQTGFKNKIKAGIVLTGGGSLLKGCKELAEEVFGMPARIGIPIELGSGLSNEIESPEFATVGGLIKGVPGSPAEDTGKTFKLKKDKSTVKIGSFFKRIQEFFDEL
- the ftsZ gene encoding cell division protein FtsZ; protein product: MSKFATLERDHELSARLKVVGVGGGGCNAIESMIKRGLTGVEYVAINTDAQVLQKNSADHKVQVGVGLTKGLGAGADPEVGKKATEEDREKIKGILNHSDMVFVTAGMGGGTGTGGAPIVASIAKSVGALVIGIVTKPFRWEGKKRMMNAEAGIQELRQFVDSLIVIPNERILNILDSSVGALTAFDKPNEVLYEATRGIADIITVPGIINVDFADVRSVMNHSGEALMGCGISSGENRSVEAAQKAISSPLLEGISIKGAKNILLNVTGSSNLTMQEIEEGNRVIYEAAGEEANIIFGLVNKEEMNEYVSYTVIATGFSSRSESSGVSKLRAEKPEKPKEETERFPIGGFNRRELEIEDEENLDVPTIFRVKGSQKKMFESAESEIKGGFKIEQMDAFESEKAEEKKKKKEFEMREQDSSSFLRMMMD
- a CDS encoding SLBB domain-containing protein, with the protein product MKKVFEIIFALIFISSVLFAQDDDTEEKKPTGMLETWSMNDTKSIQSYYQNLFGSKSSQLTSDLFPSYDVDKEKLIEKLREAIPLQGPIDPDKYLVGPGDILDVTIVGNLPNSFILQVSPEATIVIPTIGVINVRNMYLSQAKKEVEKVLSSQFKNSKVSTTLISPRIFTVSVGGVVNNPGNFYASSVQRVDEVIYLANLKTNLAQSDISQLQTQERELLNRQGVIQYFRNDELKEQRLKMSLRNIKLIRLNGDTLNVDLVRYYATGDVKYNPFLQDGDRIFIPNESLHGNSLTISGEVRLTGEYEYSPHDSLSSIFAISQGPTEIADLEKVNLYRTNFNTGEITKMVINVTDIINSKKTGMPLQPGDRIVFRPKYPREQALSVTIKGEVVSPGVYPIIRNQTTIRDLIEEAGGFTKHASLSQASVIRFGEEIDKAKENPDYMRLEEMRLGALNQRMREYFNYEYAIKRGFVAVDFVELFINENENYNITLQDGDVIIIPEKQNTVYVFGQIARSGYYNYVPDAEYDFYINLAGGYGEMAQSGDTRIIKAGTKNWVDPSDTNIEPGDVIYIPRDMDFEDKTFSYWFSWFAEIVAVAAGIATVILVAQSSSSGGGN
- a CDS encoding Wzz/FepE/Etk N-terminal domain-containing protein gives rise to the protein MNNQETQIQEQKMTGSPLVEFVTTIVRYRYFLVIFILSITIIATVYALVAPKWYKSTSVVLAAEQSSLLGSLGGLSSIVKGFSASSGLASLTGNTETDRYLAILQSSTVYDNVIKKFNLREVYEMEDDYYEKLVKELQGNVNMEVGDEGQLIISVYDKDKQRAADMANYFVDQLNEVNTRMHVFNAKANREFIEKRYFKNLADIDSLEYAMRDFQEKYGVIAVPEQLKTTVTAMAAMYGQLVEKQLELKVLEQSLNENHPLVSISKAQVNELEKRINSMSTTGSKMTDDDVNLLIPFRQAPELGRNYLKIYRDLEIQYEILEFVTPLYEQAKVEEVRNTPSVLVLDYAGPAERKAKPKGTIYLAVSFVISLLLGLFIVFSIHLLKKFNNLQDSRSIYIKDSLYNDYVKLRKLIKKS
- a CDS encoding oligosaccharide flippase family protein, producing the protein MSEISLLKRNSLYYFISSLARLVANSLIFIIIARIFGAEEFGLFSTAHTLSTLFLLLADFGFDILITTEIARYRNDIRKIVSKYFPIKFVFTLAAAILLAITNLLLPIPESSKTLVFIFLFNMVFTSLLNLLFAFFRGIEKFKYEAIVSSISNFGLLTVIGGLAYFQQDLVILAVSMVAIRLFSLIVAYTIFKKNLDKIVLNFNFVRLRVEFKKVMIFGFHLLFGTLFFQIDSILILAIRGEFDAGLYQAVFKLMMISLIIPDVLVGALMPTLTRLYSNGDQKWMAINKVLFKCLYLTGLLVGFLFFSYPEFILDNIYKKTEFLDSVFILKLAGIVVFIRYFFESFAASLTVCDKQSRRTITVIVASFLSISLNIIFLPIYGITVSIVISIMVNFIAGVFYLTFVSKSFLLWFVDLKYVFPLLLIVFFSTPFFNELINSEITRIIVSVFIFVTLTLFINFSGKERQLLFAIKDNIA